A window of Sphingobacterium sp. SRCM116780 contains these coding sequences:
- the pdhA gene encoding pyruvate dehydrogenase (acetyl-transferring) E1 component subunit alpha codes for MSSTPITKETYLEWYRSMLLMRKFEEKTGQLYGQQKIRGFCHLYIGQEAVVAGTMSVIKAEDSLITAYRDHAHAIAKGVSANACMAEMFGKATGCSKGKGGSMHFFSKEHKMMGGHGIVGGQIPLGAGVAFAEKYLGTTNVNVCYMGDGAVRQGAFNETLNMAMLWKLPVIFVCENNGYAMGTSVGRTTNMQDIYKMGLGFDMPCAPVDGMDVVAVHNAMDEAVQRARAGEGPTFLEIRTYRYKGHSMSDPAKYRTKEELEEYKGRDPLLATKHAIVENNYADEAWFAEVDAEVKSIVDESVKFAEESPFPTADELYKDVYVQEDYPFILD; via the coding sequence ATGAGTTCAACACCTATAACAAAAGAAACATATTTAGAGTGGTATAGATCTATGCTGCTTATGCGTAAGTTTGAAGAAAAAACAGGTCAACTGTATGGACAACAAAAAATTCGTGGTTTCTGTCACTTGTACATTGGACAAGAGGCAGTAGTAGCGGGTACGATGTCTGTTATAAAAGCGGAAGATTCTTTAATAACAGCTTATCGTGATCATGCACATGCAATCGCAAAAGGCGTGTCTGCAAATGCATGTATGGCAGAAATGTTTGGAAAAGCAACAGGATGTTCAAAAGGTAAAGGTGGTTCTATGCACTTTTTCTCAAAAGAACATAAAATGATGGGTGGCCATGGAATCGTTGGAGGTCAAATTCCTTTAGGTGCTGGAGTTGCTTTTGCTGAGAAATATTTGGGAACAACGAATGTGAATGTGTGTTACATGGGCGATGGTGCTGTTCGTCAAGGTGCTTTTAATGAGACTTTGAATATGGCCATGTTGTGGAAATTACCAGTAATTTTTGTTTGTGAAAACAATGGTTATGCCATGGGTACTTCCGTTGGACGTACAACAAATATGCAAGATATCTACAAAATGGGTCTAGGTTTTGATATGCCTTGTGCACCAGTAGATGGAATGGACGTTGTCGCTGTTCACAATGCCATGGACGAAGCTGTTCAACGTGCCCGTGCTGGAGAAGGACCAACTTTCTTAGAAATCCGTACCTATCGTTACAAAGGACATTCAATGTCTGATCCTGCGAAATATCGTACAAAAGAAGAATTAGAAGAATACAAAGGACGCGACCCGTTATTGGCAACTAAACATGCGATTGTAGAAAACAATTATGCTGATGAAGCGTGGTTTGCTGAAGTTGATGCTGAAGTGAAAAGTATCGTGGATGAATCTGTGAAATTTGCTGAGGAATCTCCATTCCCTACAGCAGATGAGTTGTACAAAGATGTATATGTGCAAGAAGATTATCCATTTATATTAGATTAA
- the hisS gene encoding histidine--tRNA ligase, whose product MAIVKPSLAKGTRDFSPAEMLKRNYIFNTLKRVFKKYGYSEIQTPSFENLQTLTGKYGDEGDKLIFKILNSGDYLSKAPVDLLETKSSTKLISHISEKALRYDLTVPFARYVVMHQNDIALPFKRFQIQPVWRADRPQRGRYREFYQCDVDVVGSDSLLNEAEFVLIYQEALQQLGLKDFTIKINNRKILSGIAEVIGKPELIVDMTVAIDKLDKIGLEGVNKELLERGFTLSDVETLKPIILLEGSNAEKLSALESVLATSAIGLKGIAEIKETFDYIAKLDVSQEVLQQYVEVDITLARGLNYYTGCIFEVKTNEVAMGSIGGGGRYDDLTGMFGLQGLTGVGVSFGADRIYDVLEELNLYPQEKGDSTKLLIVNFDKSAETFTLPLLNRLRQANIAVELYPTAAKLKKQMSYADSKGIPFVLLVGEEEVSSGELSLKDMQTGDQVKITASSLLEKLR is encoded by the coding sequence ATGGCAATAGTAAAACCTTCTTTAGCAAAAGGCACACGTGACTTTTCACCTGCCGAAATGCTTAAACGTAATTATATTTTTAATACCCTAAAACGTGTTTTTAAAAAATATGGTTATAGTGAAATACAAACCCCTTCTTTTGAAAATCTACAGACACTGACCGGGAAATATGGTGATGAAGGAGATAAGCTAATCTTTAAAATATTAAATTCTGGAGACTATTTAAGTAAAGCTCCTGTAGATTTATTAGAGACAAAATCTTCGACTAAATTGATCAGCCACATTTCTGAAAAAGCTTTGCGTTATGATTTAACCGTGCCCTTTGCTCGCTACGTTGTCATGCACCAAAACGATATTGCATTACCCTTTAAACGTTTTCAGATACAGCCTGTCTGGCGTGCAGATCGCCCACAGAGAGGTCGCTATCGCGAGTTCTATCAATGTGATGTGGATGTCGTTGGATCAGATAGCTTACTGAATGAAGCAGAGTTTGTACTCATTTATCAAGAAGCATTACAACAATTAGGGTTAAAAGATTTTACGATCAAGATCAATAATCGGAAAATTCTTTCTGGTATAGCCGAAGTGATTGGTAAACCAGAGCTTATCGTCGATATGACAGTTGCCATTGATAAATTAGATAAAATAGGATTAGAAGGAGTCAATAAGGAATTGCTGGAACGAGGTTTTACGCTCTCTGATGTAGAAACATTGAAACCTATTATTTTGCTAGAAGGATCAAATGCGGAGAAGTTATCTGCTTTGGAATCTGTATTGGCAACATCAGCAATAGGGTTGAAAGGAATTGCTGAAATTAAAGAAACGTTTGATTATATCGCTAAGTTAGACGTTTCACAAGAAGTATTGCAGCAGTATGTGGAGGTAGATATCACCTTGGCGCGTGGTTTAAACTATTATACCGGTTGTATTTTTGAGGTGAAAACCAATGAAGTTGCCATGGGTAGTATAGGCGGTGGAGGTCGATATGATGATCTGACAGGCATGTTTGGGTTGCAGGGATTAACAGGTGTAGGTGTATCTTTTGGAGCAGATCGTATTTACGATGTACTTGAAGAATTAAACCTGTATCCACAAGAGAAAGGCGATTCGACCAAATTGCTGATTGTGAACTTTGATAAATCTGCAGAAACCTTTACGTTGCCTTTATTGAATCGTTTACGTCAAGCTAACATTGCCGTGGAGTTGTATCCTACAGCTGCGAAACTGAAAAAACAAATGAGCTATGCAGATAGTAAAGGTATTCCTTTTGTTTTATTGGTAGGAGAAGAGGAGGTATCTTCAGGAGAACTTTCGTTAAAAGATATGCAAACTGGTGATCAGGTAAAAATTACTGCCTCATCTTTGCTAGAAAAATTGCGTTAA
- the rnc gene encoding ribonuclease III, whose protein sequence is MPFSRIYKLYFSSDKAYVRKLKNLLGFVPGNIRLYQMAFRHKSVAVTIKEGSKNSNERLEFLGDAILGSVVAELLFKKYPYKDEGFLTEMRSKIVSRVHLNQLSRKLGLNELIQFDARMISFPNKQGSLLGDAFEALIGAVYLDKGYIFTKNFLLNRIIKPHVDIHLLEQTETNFKSRLIEWCQHKGKEVVFNQIDNPPGESSKMFSIEVVVQGEVCGIGQDFNKKSAEKTAAEKACEYLKILEID, encoded by the coding sequence ATGCCTTTTTCAAGGATTTATAAACTATATTTTTCTTCTGACAAAGCTTATGTTAGAAAGTTAAAGAACCTATTGGGTTTTGTACCAGGTAATATACGGCTGTATCAAATGGCTTTCAGACATAAGTCTGTCGCTGTAACGATAAAGGAAGGATCGAAAAATAGTAATGAGCGATTGGAGTTTTTGGGAGATGCCATCTTAGGTTCAGTGGTAGCTGAACTGCTTTTTAAAAAATATCCCTATAAAGATGAAGGTTTTTTGACTGAAATGCGATCCAAAATCGTAAGTCGGGTGCATTTAAATCAACTTTCTCGAAAATTGGGGCTTAACGAACTGATTCAATTTGATGCCAGAATGATCAGTTTCCCAAACAAACAAGGTTCTCTACTCGGAGATGCTTTTGAAGCACTAATTGGTGCTGTTTATCTGGATAAAGGATATATTTTCACCAAAAATTTTCTATTAAACCGTATTATCAAGCCGCATGTTGATATCCATTTATTGGAACAAACAGAAACAAATTTTAAAAGCCGTTTGATCGAATGGTGTCAGCATAAAGGAAAAGAAGTGGTCTTTAATCAAATCGATAATCCGCCCGGAGAATCGAGTAAAATGTTTTCTATTGAAGTTGTCGTCCAAGGAGAAGTGTGCGGAATAGGACAAGATTTTAATAAAAAAAGTGCTGAAAAAACAGCTGCCGAAAAAGCATGCGAATATTTAAAAATTTTAGAAATAGACTAA